A window of Kangiella sp. TOML190 genomic DNA:
GACAAACCTAAGCTTAGCGTTAGCGCAACAATTGGGGTGATGATTTTCTTCATGGCTTTCTCCTATGAAACTAAACAGTCTCCACAAATCTATGTAAAATAGCTTCTGTGGATGATGGTTCCTACTTTAGTCTAGGTAAACTGAATTTTTCCTGAATATGCGACAAAATCTAAAAACTTATGGTGAAAGGTATATCAATTGCAGATTAAATTATGTGAAATCAATGATTTAGAAAGCTTAACTCCCTTGTTTGATGATTATCGGCAGCACTTTAAACAAAGCTCCGATCCAGCGGCAGTCAAGGCCTATTTACAGCAGCGAATTGAAGCTAACGAAGCGATTATTTATTTGGCTCATAGTGGGGATGAGATCCATGGCTTTGTAATGTTGTATCCATCCTTTTCCAGTATTGGTTTGGCGCCCATTTGGATTTTAAACGATATGTACCTCAAATCGGGCAGCAACAAAAGGCTAATGGCGCTTCAGTTATTGGATCAGATTGTAGAAGACTGCAAAGCTGCTGGCGCAATTCGGATCGAAGTCACTACCCGCAAAGAAAATCATAAGCTGCATAAACTCTACAAAGACTATGGGTTTGAAAAGGACTACAAATACGACTACTACTTTCTGCAAGTAACGCAAGCCGCAGCGGCCGATATGCTAAAGTGATAAAAGCGTGTCTTGCTAAGGATGTATATATCACGCTAACTTTACCACCAGAACGCTACTCCGTTACCACTCTGCTGGCGCTGGACTATTCCCCAGCCTGTATTGCAATAATGTCCCAATCAAAACCAAAAAGCTATCCAAGCCTTCGCTGATTAAGGTCCCAAATATCAGGCAATAAAAAAGCCTCCGAAGAGGCTTTGTTTTACTCGCAAAGCGTTGATTATTCTAAATTCACTGTAAAGGTTAGTGACGGGTGTAATCCTACTTCAGCTTGAGATATAAGCTCATCCCAGTTCTTACCTAAATAGCTACGCTGAAAAGCAATTGGGAGTGTTCCGACTTTATTTTTTAAGCATTGATACTCTAGTCTACTAGCTATTTCACAAGTTCTTTCAACCAAGATTCCATCTAATAAACTACTTCTCATTATTTTCGTTAACTGCTTGTCTTTATTGATTACTTTTCCATCTTTGTTTTTTAAGCTCTCCTTTATCTTACCAACTACAAAGTTAA
This region includes:
- a CDS encoding GNAT family N-acetyltransferase; translated protein: MQIKLCEINDLESLTPLFDDYRQHFKQSSDPAAVKAYLQQRIEANEAIIYLAHSGDEIHGFVMLYPSFSSIGLAPIWILNDMYLKSGSNKRLMALQLLDQIVEDCKAAGAIRIEVTTRKENHKLHKLYKDYGFEKDYKYDYYFLQVTQAAAADMLK